In Neptuniibacter halophilus, the genomic stretch ACCGCTCATATGGTCTGGTGGTCAAAAGCCTGAAGAAAAGTGAACGCCTGCAACTGGAGCTCCACTATCCGGCAGAGCAGTTGTACAGATAGCCTGTAACTGAACGTCAGCAGAAAAAAAACGCTGCCGGAGGCTCAGGCAGCGTTTGTCAGATTAGCGATGCGCCAGCGCATCCTCAGGTTTACAGCGGGCTGCTTTTTCCTGCTCTTCGTCCAGAATCTCCTGCGGGAACTGACTCATAAAGCAGCAGCAGATACCCTCACCAATCATGGTTCGCGGGCCCAGTGGATGGCCGATGTGTTTATACACACCGTGGGAATGGCTATGAGAGTGGCCATGTGAATGATCATGGTCATGACTGTGATCATGGCTGTGTTCAGTGTCAGGGTTGTACTCCGCATGGTGATGGTGCACATCCACCTCACCCGCCGCCAGACGTCGCTGGAACGACTCCATCAGGGTCTCATCGCCGACCGGCTCACCATCCAGAATCTCCCGCACCCGGATTTCAAAAGCATCAATCACCTTGTCATGGTCATTAAGATAAGGCGTTTTGATAAATTCAAACTCTGGGTTTTCTGCCGCCACTTTATCCACATAACCGTAAATTCGCTTGATCAGACGACCGGTAAAAAGGAAGTAAGGCGCCACAACAATCTTTTTAAAGCCCAGCTTCATCAGGCGCTCAAGCCCTACACCCACGGATGGATAGGTAACGCCGGAATAAACAATATCCGCCCAGCCAAAGCCCATGTTTTCATTTACAATCCGGGTCAGTTTAGCCGCTTCCGCATTTGCTTCAGTATCGGAAGTACCCCGGCCAACCACGACCAGCATCGTATCATAGAGGCTTTCCGGCGGATTCTCCGGGTCCAGCCCCAGGGATTCATAGATCCGGGCCTGAAACGCTTCGATCATCGCCGGGTGCAGACCCAGCTCCTGACCATAATGCATCTCAACACCGGGCTTATCCTCAGCAAAGGTTGTCAGTACAGAGGGAATATCGTTCTTCGCGTGGGTCGCGGCAAACAACATACCCGGAACCGCGTAGATCTCCTCAACGCCCTGCTGCAGCAGAGAGTTAAGTCCCATATGAATATTCGGTGCCGAAAATTCCAGAAATCCATACTCAACCGGCATTTCAGGGAAACGCTTTTTAAGCCCCTCTGCAACACGGCCAAATTCACGTTCTGCATCTTTGTCACGGCTGCCGTGACCACATACCATAATACCCTTTTTAGGCACCGGGCTTTCTCCAACAAATAAACTTAAGATAACAACAATTTTACCGATTACAGATGATCAACGTCACTCCTGTGACAGATCAATCCACTGTAAAAATGTACTCACTTATAACCCGGCGCAGCTGTTCCAGCGCCGGACTATGATTCTGCTCAACCAGCCCGCTACGCAGCAGCGAAAACTGACTGTTCTTATCACCCTGCTCCGCAGCCGAAACCAGCCGCAGTAAAATGCCGCGTCGGGCAAAAAACAGATACACGGCTTCAGCCTGCTCAGATGGCAGCCGCCAACTGAGAAATAACCCTTCCTGCTGCAACGGTTGCGCATTCAGTTTACGCATCAGCGGTGCGAACAGTTCAGCAGTCAGGGCTGAGTTCTGCTCGATCTGCTGTCGGGCCTGCTGCTGCCAGCGGTGATCACTCAACGCAGCACAGGCAACCGCCTGCGCCGGGCCATTGACCGCCCAGGGACCGATGGTTTCCGCCAGAGCCGAACAGAGCTTCCCGGAACCGAAAGCAAAGCCCAGACGAATACCGGCCAGACCAAAAAATTTACCAAACGAACGTAAAACCAGCAGGTTGCCCAGATCCTGAAAACGCTGCGGTTGCGCCAGCAGGCTGCGTGCTGGCCAGAGATCGATAAATGCTTCATCGCAGATCAACACCCCCGGCTCCGGCAGACGCTCTGCCCAGCGACAGATCTGCTCAGGTTCAAAGCATAGACCACTGGGGTTGTTCGGGTTGATCAGCAGCAGATGAAACGCTTTCCCCTCACTCAACCACTGCTCAATGAACTCTGCCGCAGCCTGTGGATCATCTGCCGGATACATAGCTATCTCAGCGCCCGCCTGCTGCCAACTGGCCCGGTGTTCCTGATAGCCACAGGCAGGCAACAACACCGGCAGGCATGGCAGCAGATCGGGCAGCCGTTCAATCACCTGCTGAGTACCGCTGCAGGCAACACCCGACACTCCGTAATAACCTTTTACCGCTTCCCGGAACTGAGCGGACTGATAGGGCAGCCTCTGATATGCCTCTTCCGGCAGCGCTGGCAGCGGATAGGCCCGGGGGTTAATCCCGGTTGAGAGATCCAGCCACTGCGCCGGGTCGATCCCATAACGCTCGCTGGCACTGAACAGATCCCCCCCATGAATAAGCCAGCTCATAGCGGCGCTCCGTTTAAAGCCGCATTCAGGGCCAGCACCAGATAGAGCGTCACACACCAGAAAATCAGCACCCGGTTCACTAACCCACAGGCGTTGCGAATGCTGAGAGCGGAAGGCCGCTCTCCGGATTCCGGCCCCAGAGGCGGGCGCTGCTGTAACTCACCGTGGTAAACCGCAGCCCCGCCCAGTGAAACGTTCACCGCGCCGGCACCGGCCGCCATCACCGGCCCGGCATTCGGGCTTTTCCAGTCAGCCGCCTGCTGCCGCCAGCTACTCAGTGCAATCCGGGTCTGCCCCATCAGGGCATAACTCAGGGCGGTCAGCCGTGCAGGCAGATAGTTGAGCAGATCGTCCAGCCGCGCGGCACACCAGCCAAACCGGAGAAAACGCTCATTCTTATAACCCCACATAGCATCCAGTGTATTACTCAGACGATAGAGCACCACCCCGGGAATACCCAGCAGACAGAACCAGAAGATCGCCGCAAAGATTGCATCGGCACCGTTCTCCAGCACCGACTCAGTAGCAGCAGAGGCAACGGCCTCCTCGTCCAGTGCCGAGGTATCGCGGCTGACGATCATCCCGACGGCAGCTCTGGCCGCTTTCAGATCCCCTTGCTGCAGGGGTTCAGCAATCGCCAGTGCATGGCTCAGCAGACTCTGCCAGCCAATGGCCAGATACAGCACAACACCACCAATAACTGCCTGTAACACGGGGGTATCCGAGAGCCAGCAGGACAACAATCCAGCCAGCAGGGTCAGTGGCAGCACCGCCAGACACCAGGCCAGAACACCTCCGCGACGCTGCTCAGCCCCCCGATTAAATTGCCGTTCCAGACGGTTCGCCAGATTCCCGAAACCCACCAGCGGATGAAATCGCTTCGGCTCTGCCAGCAGATAATCCAGCAGCAGGGCCAGAATCAGGCTCAGTGCCAGACTCATGCCGGGCTCTCCACCGTCAGCAGCCGACACAATGCATCAACCGGGAGAACCGCTTCTACTGCATCTGCCAGACGGTTGATCTGTGCTTCGCGAAACGCCGGGTAATCAAACCCCTGCTGCTGTTCCAGCCCGGCCCAGTTAAGCAGCTCCTGCAACAGCTCCGGCTGGTCGAACAACCCATGCAGATAGCTGCCCAGTACCTGACCACCCGGATCGCGCACCCCATCAAAATAGCGCTCGCCATTGAGCTCCAGCTCAAACAGCGGCTGCTCAAGTGCCGGCCCCTGACTGACACCGGCATGAATCTCATAACCGCTCACCAGCACCTGCGTACCCCAGAGCTGACCGCTGACGTTACGCAGCGTTTTATTCCCGGTCAGCGTCGTTTCCATCGGCAGTATCCCCAGCCCTGCGCCGGAACCGGCAGCAGACTCGATCTGCTGCGGATCGTGAATCCACTCACCCAGCATCTGGTAACCACCACAGATGCCGATCAGCCGGCCAGCAAAGCGCAGATGGCGCTGAATAATCGCCTCCCAGCCCTGCTCTTTCAGCCACTGCAGATCACCCTGCACGTTCTTACTGCCCGGCAGTACAATCAGATCGGCACCGCTGAACTGCTGCGGATCACGGATAAACTCGCAATCCACCTGCGGATGCATGCGCAACACATCAAAGTCGGTATGATTACTGGCCCGTGGATAAAGTGGCACCACCACTTTCAAGGGTTGGCCCTGATCCCGCTTCTGCTGCTGATTGACCGCATCTTCCGCTTCGATATGCAGATTCGTCAGATAGGGAATCACCGCCAGCACCGGCACACCGGTGCGCTGTTCCAGCCACTCAAGACCGGGCTCTAACAGGCTGACATCACCACGGAAGCGGTTGATCACAAACCCCTTAACCCGGGCCTTTTCGCTGGCAGACAACAACTCGTAAGTTCCCAGCAGGTGCGCAAAAACGCCGCCGCGATCAATATCCGCGACGATAATCACCGGGCAATCAACCGCTTCGGCAAACCCCATATTGGCGATATCGTGTTCGCGCAGATTGATCTCCGCCGGGCTCCCCGCCCCTTCGACAATGACCGTCTGGTATTTCGCCTGCAACCGGCTGTGACTCGCCACCACCTCCTGCAAAAGGCCGGGTTTAAAGGCGTGATACTCGGTGGCTTTCATATTACCGATGGCGCGGCCATTAACGATCACCTGTGCACCGATATCACTGTTGGGTTTAAGCAATACCGGATTCATCTCGACTGATGGCGGCAGAAAGCAGGCCTCAGCCTGAACCGCCTGCGCCCGGCCGATCTCTCCGCCCTCAGCAGTCACCGCGCTGTTCAGTGCCATATTCTGGGGTTTAAAAGGTGCGACCCCGAAGCCGTGCCGGGCCAGAATCCGGCACAATGCGGTTACCAGAATACTCTTACCTGCATCCGATGTTGTGCCCTGAACCATCAGGGTGCGGGGGTTTCTGAACGGCATCAGTGAGCCGCTCCGACAAAGCTGAATCCAGCGTTTCTTAAAATCATTCCAGTCAGTTACTCAATAGGTTGTTCAGTGGCTCAGCTCTTGCTGTTCATCCAGCTCCAGCAACAGCTCCTGCAAACGTTCGGGATACTCACCCGGTTCCTGCCAGAGACCGCGCTGGGTCGCTTCCAGCAGCCGTTCCGCCATCTCCTCCAGCGCATGAGGATTGTGCTGCTGCAGAAATTCCCGGTTTTGCGGCTCAAACAGCAGAGTCTCAGTGACCTGCGCATACTGGTAATCCGCAATCAGGTTGGTGGTAGCATCGTAGGCAAACAGGTAATCAACGCTGGCGCTCATCTCAAAGGCACCCTTGTAGCCGTGCGCCTGCATACCGCTGATCCATTTCGGATTCAGCAACCGGGAGCGGATCACCCGGTTCAGTTCCTCTTTCAGGGTGCGGATTTTCGGCTTCTGCGGATTAGAGTGATCAGCGTGATACACCTGCGGCGCTTCACCCCGGTAAACTTCCACTGCGTTACTCATGCCACCCTGAAACTGGTAGTAATCATCCGAGTCGAGCAGATCATGCTCGCGGTTGTCCTGATTCTGAAGCACGGCCTCCAGTTGCGAAAGCTGATGCTGAAACGCCTGCGGCGCAGCAATACCATCACCTTGCTGATTACCATAGGCGTAGCCGCCCCAGTTCAGGTAAGCCTCGGCCAGATCACTTTTCTGCTCCCAGCAACGCTCATCGATCAGCCCCTGCAAGCCGGCCCCATAGGCTCCCGGCTTACTGCCGAAGACCCGGTACCCCGCTTCCAGCCGGGCCTGTTCTGCGCTCATCCCCTGTGCCTGCAACGCAGCCTGACGCGCCTCAATATTGCGGGCGATGGTATTGCCATCTCCCGGCTCTTCCAGCGCAGCGATCGCCTGCACCGCCGCATCATAGAGCTTCATCACATTAGGAAAAGCATCGCGGAAGAAACCGGAGACACGCAGGGTCACATCGACCCGTGGCCGGCCCAGTAACTGGCTGCTGAGGATCTCAAAATCCACCACCCGGTTGGAACCCGGTGCCCAGATCGGCCGGACTCCCATCAGTACAAACGCCTGAGCAATATCATCACCGCCGGTACGCATCGTAGCGGTACCCCAGACCGACAGGCCCAGAGTGCGCGGGTAATCACCGTGCTCCTGCAGATGCCGCGCAATCAGTACATCTGCTGAGCGCTGGCCGATCGCCCAGGCCGCAGGAGAGGGAATCGAACGGTTATCCACCGAATAGAAATTGCGCCCGGTGGGCAGGGTATCCAGCCGGCCACGGGTCGGTGCGCCACTCGGCCCCGGTGCCACAAACTGTCCCGCCAGCCCCTCCAGCAGAGAGCGGATCTCCAGCTCAACGCTCTGCTCGAGCGCCCGTTGAATCGTCGCTCTGGCATAAGTGAGCTGTCTCGCGGTGGATGGCAGGTCAGCCAGTTCAGACAACTCACCTTCCTGCAGTACGTAATCGATCACTAACTGTTGGGCCAGCAGTTCCAGACGCTCCCGGCAATCGGCCTCGCTGCGCCAGAGTGCCTCAGACTGTTGCTGCAGACGTTGCGGACGCGCTCCGTTCCAGTCACGGCTGCTCGCCTCCAGCGGGTTAAACCACTCACCGCTGTGCTGCAACTGCAGATCGGCGACCAGATTGTGCAGAATGCCCTGACTCTCTGCCGTCTCACCCCGGGGCAGACGCAACAGCGCCACCAGTGTATCGGCCAGTTTCCCGGTCTGCGGCAGTTCGCCGAGAATATGCAGGCCATGACGGATCTGCGCTTCTTTAATATCACAGAGGTAGGCATCGAGCTGGTTCAGCACCGTATCCGGATCGCCCGGATCAGCATCGCTCTGACAACTCAGGCCCAGCTCTTCCAGCAGATGGGTCTCAGCCACCTGCTTTAAAATCTCATCGCGCAGCCACTGCTGGCGTTTATCGTCCATCCCCATCGCCTGGTAGTATTCATCCACCAGCGTTTCCAGCCCGGCCAGTTCGCCGTAGGTCTCCGCCCGGGTCATGGGCGGCATCAGATGATCGATAATCACCGCCTGAGTACGCCGTTTCGCCTGCGCACCTTCACCCGGGTCGTTCACGATAAAGGGATAGAAATGCGGCAAAGGCCCCAGTGCAATATCCGGCCAGCACTCGGCTGAAAGAGCACTGCCCTTGCCCGGCAACCACTCCAGATTGCCATGCTTGCCGACATGGATCACCGCATCCACCCGGTAGCATTCACGCAGCCAGAAATAGAACGCCAGATAGCTGTGCGGCGGTATCAGATCGGGATCGTGGTAGTTGGCCTGCAGATCGATGTTGAAGCCCCGTGCCGGCTGGATCCCGACAAACGTTTCCCCCAACCGGATACCGGAAAGCATCAGCCGGCCATCACGGTACTTAAGATCCTGTTGCGGCAAACCCCAGCGTTGTATAACCGCCTGCTGACAGACCTCAGGCAAGGCGGCAAAACAGCGCTGATAATCCTCCAGCGCCATACTCTGCCAGCAGGGTAACTGATGCAGGGTGTTCGGGTTATTGGTTACCGCACCGAGCAGTTCCCGGATCAGGGCATCACCATCCGCCGGCAGCTCAGTCAGCGGATAACCTGCCTCCTGCAGTGCACGGAGGATGTTCAGCGCCGAAGCCGGGGTATCCAGCCCGACGCCATTGCCGATCCGGCCATCTTTGGTCGGGTAGTTCGCCATAATCATGGCGATCCGCTTTTCGGCGTTCGGTTTCGCAGCAAGATTTAAGAAGCCCCGCGCCAGCCGGGCGACAAACCCGGCCCGCTCCCGATGTAGCTGATAGCGCACCACCGACACCTGACTCAGTGGGTCGTAGCGATCCTCCGCTTTAAAGCTCAGTGCCCGGGTATGAATACGCCCGTCCATCTCCGGCAGTACC encodes the following:
- a CDS encoding sirohydrochlorin chelatase; the protein is MVCGHGSRDKDAEREFGRVAEGLKKRFPEMPVEYGFLEFSAPNIHMGLNSLLQQGVEEIYAVPGMLFAATHAKNDIPSVLTTFAEDKPGVEMHYGQELGLHPAMIEAFQARIYESLGLDPENPPESLYDTMLVVVGRGTSDTEANAEAAKLTRIVNENMGFGWADIVYSGVTYPSVGVGLERLMKLGFKKIVVAPYFLFTGRLIKRIYGYVDKVAAENPEFEFIKTPYLNDHDKVIDAFEIRVREILDGEPVGDETLMESFQRRLAAGEVDVHHHHAEYNPDTEHSHDHSHDHDHSHGHSHSHSHGVYKHIGHPLGPRTMIGEGICCCFMSQFPQEILDEEQEKAARCKPEDALAHR
- a CDS encoding aminotransferase class I/II-fold pyridoxal phosphate-dependent enzyme, which produces MSWLIHGGDLFSASERYGIDPAQWLDLSTGINPRAYPLPALPEEAYQRLPYQSAQFREAVKGYYGVSGVACSGTQQVIERLPDLLPCLPVLLPACGYQEHRASWQQAGAEIAMYPADDPQAAAEFIEQWLSEGKAFHLLLINPNNPSGLCFEPEQICRWAERLPEPGVLICDEAFIDLWPARSLLAQPQRFQDLGNLLVLRSFGKFFGLAGIRLGFAFGSGKLCSALAETIGPWAVNGPAQAVACAALSDHRWQQQARQQIEQNSALTAELFAPLMRKLNAQPLQQEGLFLSWRLPSEQAEAVYLFFARRGILLRLVSAAEQGDKNSQFSLLRSGLVEQNHSPALEQLRRVISEYIFTVD
- the cbiB gene encoding adenosylcobinamide-phosphate synthase CbiB; protein product: MSLALSLILALLLDYLLAEPKRFHPLVGFGNLANRLERQFNRGAEQRRGGVLAWCLAVLPLTLLAGLLSCWLSDTPVLQAVIGGVVLYLAIGWQSLLSHALAIAEPLQQGDLKAARAAVGMIVSRDTSALDEEAVASAATESVLENGADAIFAAIFWFCLLGIPGVVLYRLSNTLDAMWGYKNERFLRFGWCAARLDDLLNYLPARLTALSYALMGQTRIALSSWRQQAADWKSPNAGPVMAAGAGAVNVSLGGAAVYHGELQQRPPLGPESGERPSALSIRNACGLVNRVLIFWCVTLYLVLALNAALNGAPL
- a CDS encoding cobyric acid synthase; this translates as MPFRNPRTLMVQGTTSDAGKSILVTALCRILARHGFGVAPFKPQNMALNSAVTAEGGEIGRAQAVQAEACFLPPSVEMNPVLLKPNSDIGAQVIVNGRAIGNMKATEYHAFKPGLLQEVVASHSRLQAKYQTVIVEGAGSPAEINLREHDIANMGFAEAVDCPVIIVADIDRGGVFAHLLGTYELLSASEKARVKGFVINRFRGDVSLLEPGLEWLEQRTGVPVLAVIPYLTNLHIEAEDAVNQQQKRDQGQPLKVVVPLYPRASNHTDFDVLRMHPQVDCEFIRDPQQFSGADLIVLPGSKNVQGDLQWLKEQGWEAIIQRHLRFAGRLIGICGGYQMLGEWIHDPQQIESAAGSGAGLGILPMETTLTGNKTLRNVSGQLWGTQVLVSGYEIHAGVSQGPALEQPLFELELNGERYFDGVRDPGGQVLGSYLHGLFDQPELLQELLNWAGLEQQQGFDYPAFREAQINRLADAVEAVLPVDALCRLLTVESPA
- the cobN gene encoding cobaltochelatase subunit CobN, with the translated sequence MHLLAAQPGGFVDDEGIIDLNQTPADMIILCAADSSLAALADAAGLYTGQGEGLPTLRLANWMQLLKPAAYDLYEHKVLEQAKVVVLSLLGGASYWGYGFERLQQWAQAGSGRTLIVVPGDDSPDPELFGASSVSEAEALRIWRYLREGGIDNSLQLLNCLSSEYLQQSLRWQEPRALPRCMIYLPQQNRQGVQVASYSEWQQRYPQQKAGCVALLLFYRSHLQSGNTRMFDQLIDELYSAGVTPLPVALASLKDAESLALVNALLEQSQAGLIINTTGFASNTVASPDLCSQPSEFYSPFVRPVPVLQLVLSSSTEQDWQDHSQGLRSRDIAMQVVLPEMDGRIHTRALSFKAEDRYDPLSQVSVVRYQLHRERAGFVARLARGFLNLAAKPNAEKRIAMIMANYPTKDGRIGNGVGLDTPASALNILRALQEAGYPLTELPADGDALIRELLGAVTNNPNTLHQLPCWQSMALEDYQRCFAALPEVCQQAVIQRWGLPQQDLKYRDGRLMLSGIRLGETFVGIQPARGFNIDLQANYHDPDLIPPHSYLAFYFWLRECYRVDAVIHVGKHGNLEWLPGKGSALSAECWPDIALGPLPHFYPFIVNDPGEGAQAKRRTQAVIIDHLMPPMTRAETYGELAGLETLVDEYYQAMGMDDKRQQWLRDEILKQVAETHLLEELGLSCQSDADPGDPDTVLNQLDAYLCDIKEAQIRHGLHILGELPQTGKLADTLVALLRLPRGETAESQGILHNLVADLQLQHSGEWFNPLEASSRDWNGARPQRLQQQSEALWRSEADCRERLELLAQQLVIDYVLQEGELSELADLPSTARQLTYARATIQRALEQSVELEIRSLLEGLAGQFVAPGPSGAPTRGRLDTLPTGRNFYSVDNRSIPSPAAWAIGQRSADVLIARHLQEHGDYPRTLGLSVWGTATMRTGGDDIAQAFVLMGVRPIWAPGSNRVVDFEILSSQLLGRPRVDVTLRVSGFFRDAFPNVMKLYDAAVQAIAALEEPGDGNTIARNIEARQAALQAQGMSAEQARLEAGYRVFGSKPGAYGAGLQGLIDERCWEQKSDLAEAYLNWGGYAYGNQQGDGIAAPQAFQHQLSQLEAVLQNQDNREHDLLDSDDYYQFQGGMSNAVEVYRGEAPQVYHADHSNPQKPKIRTLKEELNRVIRSRLLNPKWISGMQAHGYKGAFEMSASVDYLFAYDATTNLIADYQYAQVTETLLFEPQNREFLQQHNPHALEEMAERLLEATQRGLWQEPGEYPERLQELLLELDEQQELSH